A region from the Agrobacterium cucumeris genome encodes:
- a CDS encoding GNAT family N-acetyltransferase codes for MTVELRDATVDDLSGIMEIYNDAVVNTTAIWNDVLVDLENRREWFTARKARGFPVIVAILDGKVAGYASYGDWRAFDGYRHTREHSVYVHKDARGHGIGKRLMQALIDHASGNDVHVLIAAIEAENTASIRLHESLGFRVVGRFSEVGTKFGRWLDLTCMELKL; via the coding sequence ATGACCGTGGAACTGCGTGACGCGACCGTGGATGATCTCTCCGGCATCATGGAGATTTACAATGATGCGGTCGTCAATACGACGGCGATCTGGAACGACGTGCTGGTCGATCTGGAAAACCGCAGGGAGTGGTTCACTGCGCGCAAGGCGCGGGGCTTTCCGGTCATCGTCGCCATCCTTGACGGCAAGGTTGCCGGCTACGCCTCCTATGGTGACTGGCGCGCTTTCGACGGTTACCGCCACACGCGCGAACATTCGGTCTATGTGCACAAGGACGCGCGCGGCCACGGCATCGGCAAGCGGCTGATGCAGGCGTTGATCGACCACGCCTCCGGCAATGACGTGCATGTGCTGATCGCCGCCATCGAAGCGGAAAACACCGCCTCCATCCGCCTGCATGAAAGCCTCGGTTTCAGGGTCGTCGGACGATTTTCGGAAGTCGGCACCAAGTTCGGCCGCTGGCTGGATTTGACGTGTATGGAGCTGAAGCTCTGA
- the msrB gene encoding peptide-methionine (R)-S-oxide reductase MsrB yields MSDLTPPKVNKSDADWREQLTPEQYYILREHGTERPFTGPYWNSTEKGLYRCAACDEPLFLSDTKFDAGCGWPSYFEPIKPDAVTELRDVSHGMVRTEIRCANCGGHLGHVFPDGPKPTGLRYCINGHSMVFEPV; encoded by the coding sequence ATGAGCGATCTGACACCCCCCAAAGTCAACAAGAGCGATGCCGACTGGCGTGAACAGCTGACGCCGGAGCAATATTACATTCTGCGCGAGCACGGCACGGAGCGCCCTTTCACCGGTCCCTACTGGAACTCGACCGAAAAAGGCCTCTATCGCTGCGCCGCCTGTGACGAGCCGCTGTTTCTCTCCGACACCAAGTTCGATGCCGGCTGTGGCTGGCCGAGCTATTTCGAGCCGATCAAACCGGATGCGGTGACGGAACTCCGCGACGTCAGCCACGGCATGGTGCGCACCGAAATCCGCTGCGCCAATTGCGGCGGTCACCTCGGCCACGTCTTCCCCGACGGCCCGAAACCGACCGGACTGCGTTACTGTATCAACGGCCACTCGATGGTGTTCGAGCCGGTTTGA
- a CDS encoding putative monovalent cation/H+ antiporter subunit A encodes MTPDVTPLTFLSLFLPFLAALAAPVLVKRFGHNAAWLLALAPGLAFVHFALMLPDIAAGGVVTGGYAWVPSFNLSFSWFIDGLSLTFALLITGIGLLIVLYAGGYMKGHPQQGRFLSFLLLFMGAMLGVVVSDSLLMLFVFWELTSITSFLLIGFDHQRAASRRAALQALVVTGGGGLLLLAGLIFIWDMSGMTQLSMLVRGGDILRDSPFYLAALLLVLGGAFTKSAQFPFHFWLPNAMEAPTPVSAYLHSATMVKAGVYLLMRLNPVLGDTAAWQILLPFFGGLTMLTGALLAVRQTDLKLMLAYTTVSSLGLLVMLTGFGSDHAIEAAVLYLVAHSLFKGALFMVAGIIDHETGTRDITKLAGLRKAMPITFAAALAAAISMAGLPPFFGFLAKEEIYYALAHGNPRAVLFTGIAILGNALMFAVAFAVGLKPFLGKPVKTPKHAHEGPLLLWLGPALLALKGLTIALFSGIAHFYISTPMARAIAGEPRPVEISLIPHIGVPLGLSLLTVAIGIVLYMQLVPLRGLMDRTFKALGAGPDRGFDVFIDALVKISFHVTRLIQPGRLEFYVTATFAVIAAVLLAPLFLYGELPAMPAWPHDIQIHELTFIAIAVVGLLAVLTASSRLTAIIALGIQGFAVAVIFLLFGAPDLSFTQFMVETLSVVILTLVMTRLRLSPSDHRGLGQKLLDGTIAIACGTGFALFLMRATQASFDNRLTDFYNTYSKVVAHGANVVNVIIVDFRGTDTLGEIAVVMITGLAILALIRIRPAAAVKGPAKTPKNKGVRA; translated from the coding sequence ATGACACCAGATGTCACGCCGCTGACATTCCTGTCGCTGTTTCTGCCGTTTCTGGCAGCGCTTGCCGCACCGGTGCTGGTGAAAAGGTTCGGGCACAATGCCGCCTGGCTGCTTGCGCTTGCGCCGGGGCTGGCCTTTGTCCATTTCGCGCTGATGCTGCCCGACATTGCGGCGGGCGGTGTGGTGACGGGCGGTTACGCCTGGGTGCCAAGCTTCAATCTCAGCTTTTCCTGGTTCATCGACGGCCTGTCGCTCACCTTCGCGCTGCTAATCACCGGCATCGGCCTGCTGATCGTGCTTTATGCCGGCGGTTACATGAAGGGACATCCGCAGCAGGGCCGCTTCCTGTCCTTCCTGCTTCTGTTCATGGGAGCGATGCTGGGCGTCGTGGTCTCCGACAGCCTTCTGATGCTGTTCGTTTTCTGGGAATTGACCTCCATCACCTCCTTCCTGCTGATCGGCTTCGATCACCAGCGTGCCGCCTCGCGCCGCGCTGCGCTGCAGGCGCTGGTGGTGACGGGTGGTGGTGGTTTGCTGCTGCTTGCCGGGCTGATCTTCATCTGGGACATGAGCGGCATGACGCAACTATCGATGTTGGTGCGCGGCGGTGACATATTGCGCGACAGCCCGTTTTATCTGGCGGCACTGCTTCTGGTCCTCGGTGGTGCCTTTACCAAATCGGCGCAGTTTCCCTTCCATTTCTGGCTGCCAAACGCCATGGAAGCACCAACGCCGGTTTCGGCCTATCTGCATTCGGCAACCATGGTGAAGGCCGGCGTCTATCTTTTGATGCGCCTCAACCCGGTGCTTGGCGATACCGCCGCATGGCAGATCCTGCTGCCTTTCTTCGGCGGCCTGACCATGCTCACCGGCGCGCTGCTGGCCGTGCGCCAGACCGACCTGAAGCTGATGCTCGCTTATACGACCGTATCGTCGCTCGGCCTTCTGGTGATGCTCACCGGCTTCGGTTCGGACCACGCTATTGAAGCCGCGGTGCTTTATCTGGTGGCGCATTCGCTGTTCAAGGGCGCGCTGTTTATGGTCGCCGGCATCATCGACCACGAGACCGGCACGCGCGATATCACGAAGCTTGCCGGATTGCGCAAGGCCATGCCCATCACCTTTGCAGCGGCGCTGGCCGCCGCGATTTCCATGGCCGGCCTGCCGCCGTTTTTCGGTTTTCTCGCCAAGGAAGAGATTTATTACGCGCTGGCGCATGGCAATCCGCGCGCCGTGCTGTTTACCGGCATCGCCATTCTCGGCAATGCGCTGATGTTCGCCGTCGCCTTCGCGGTGGGGCTGAAACCCTTTCTCGGCAAACCGGTGAAAACCCCGAAACATGCGCATGAAGGCCCGCTGCTGCTCTGGCTCGGCCCGGCGCTGCTGGCGCTGAAGGGCCTCACCATCGCTCTCTTTTCCGGCATCGCGCATTTCTACATCTCCACCCCCATGGCGCGCGCCATTGCCGGTGAACCGCGTCCGGTGGAAATCTCGCTCATTCCTCATATTGGCGTGCCGCTTGGCCTGTCGCTGCTCACGGTCGCGATCGGCATCGTCCTTTATATGCAGCTTGTCCCGCTCCGCGGCCTGATGGACCGCACGTTCAAGGCACTGGGCGCCGGTCCGGACAGGGGTTTCGACGTCTTCATCGACGCGCTGGTGAAAATCTCCTTCCACGTCACACGGCTCATTCAGCCCGGTCGGCTGGAATTTTATGTCACCGCCACCTTCGCCGTCATCGCCGCCGTGCTGCTTGCGCCGTTGTTTCTTTATGGTGAACTTCCGGCGATGCCCGCTTGGCCGCACGATATTCAGATCCATGAACTGACCTTCATTGCCATTGCGGTGGTGGGGCTGCTTGCGGTGCTGACGGCATCGAGCCGGCTCACCGCCATCATCGCGCTTGGCATTCAGGGCTTTGCGGTGGCGGTCATTTTCCTGCTGTTCGGCGCGCCCGACCTGTCGTTTACGCAATTCATGGTCGAGACCCTGTCGGTGGTCATTCTGACGCTGGTCATGACGCGGCTTCGCCTGTCGCCCTCGGACCATCGCGGGCTTGGCCAGAAGTTGCTGGACGGCACCATCGCCATTGCCTGCGGCACCGGCTTTGCCCTGTTCCTGATGCGGGCGACGCAAGCGAGCTTCGATAACCGCCTGACGGACTTCTACAACACCTATTCCAAGGTCGTCGCCCATGGCGCCAATGTGGTCAACGTCATCATCGTCGATTTCCGCGGTACGGATACGCTGGGCGAAATCGCCGTGGTGATGATAACAGGCCTCGCCATCCTCGCGCTCATCCGCATCCGCCCGGCCGCCGCCGTCAAGGGTCCGGCAAAGACGCCGAAGAATAAGGGAGTGCGGGCATGA
- a CDS encoding Na+/H+ antiporter subunit B yields MNTLILRTVAPVITSLMVLFSIFVLLRGHNEPGGGFIGGLIAVSALAIYGIAYGVAAVRRAIVFHPLSIAGAGLLMAMLSGLVSIAAGVPFMTGLWVYPSLFGIEVPLSTVMSFDIGVYLVVVGAITSIALALEERESD; encoded by the coding sequence ATGAATACGCTCATTCTGCGCACCGTCGCCCCCGTCATCACCAGCCTCATGGTGCTCTTCTCGATCTTCGTTTTGCTACGCGGCCATAATGAGCCGGGTGGCGGTTTCATCGGCGGGCTGATCGCGGTTTCGGCGCTGGCGATCTATGGCATTGCTTATGGCGTGGCGGCGGTGAGGCGCGCCATCGTGTTTCATCCGCTGTCGATCGCAGGCGCGGGGCTGCTGATGGCGATGCTCTCCGGCCTCGTTTCGATTGCCGCCGGCGTGCCATTCATGACCGGGCTCTGGGTCTATCCAAGCCTGTTCGGCATCGAGGTGCCGCTCTCCACCGTCATGTCCTTTGATATCGGGGTTTACCTCGTCGTGGTCGGCGCCATCACCTCCATTGCGTTGGCACTGGAAGAAAGGGAAAGCGACTGA
- a CDS encoding Na+/H+ antiporter subunit C, with the protein MEAVFSILVGIFFSVAIYLMLSRHSIRMLLGIAILGNAVNLLLFTAGRLTREVPPIIPAGIDTLPAGAANPLPQALILTAIVISFSFFCFLLVLTWRAFQELQTDDTDEMRTAEPAGEPMPPLGY; encoded by the coding sequence ATGGAAGCGGTTTTCTCCATTCTCGTCGGCATCTTCTTTTCGGTGGCGATCTATCTCATGCTGTCGCGCCACAGCATCCGCATGCTGCTCGGCATCGCCATTCTCGGCAATGCGGTCAATCTCCTGCTGTTCACGGCGGGCAGGCTGACGCGCGAAGTGCCGCCGATCATTCCCGCGGGTATAGATACGTTGCCGGCGGGTGCTGCCAATCCGCTGCCGCAGGCGCTGATCCTGACGGCAATCGTCATTTCCTTTTCCTTCTTCTGTTTCCTTCTGGTGCTGACCTGGCGTGCCTTCCAGGAGTTGCAGACCGACGACACGGACGAAATGCGCACCGCAGAACCAGCCGGCGAGCCAATGCCGCCGCTCGGTTATTGA
- a CDS encoding Na+/H+ antiporter subunit D translates to MASSTPSAVTDLSAALVMAPVALSDWLIILPVALCIGAGAVLMMMRHAIRHHAAVAITALFLLVLLDAALLWKVATQGPFTMVMGRWLPPFGIAFTADLTGALLSLAAAIVALAGAIHAAGDIDASARRYGFYPFLMLLMAGVSGAFLTGDLFNLYVWFEVLLISSFGLIVLGSTRQQIDGALKYAILNLIGTTLFLITVGYLYAIFGTLNMADIALKANGLRGTAPLMTLASLFALAFAMKAAAFPVNFWLPASYHTPRIVVSALFGGLLTKVGIYSLLRVMVMLFPVEREELSIVIAISAALTMVLGAMGALAQNDIRRMLGYIVISGIGYMMAGIAIGTPSGVSGAIFYALHSMVLMTALYLAAGHAARLGGGFSLTALGGLYGQAPWFSALALALFFAGSGLPPFSGFWPKAVLVKSAIDIGAWWLAAAILVSGFIATIAFGRIFLLCFWRPAASAGQPSSPAPSSPALPSVVPLVGLTLLVVFFGLFPESLLSLSQQAAVGLGDPQAYIQSVFSQGGKP, encoded by the coding sequence ATGGCCTCATCCACCCCTTCCGCAGTTACCGATCTTTCCGCAGCGCTCGTCATGGCGCCCGTGGCGCTGTCCGACTGGCTGATCATCCTGCCGGTCGCGCTCTGCATTGGTGCCGGCGCCGTGCTGATGATGATGCGTCACGCCATCCGCCACCATGCGGCCGTTGCCATTACGGCGCTTTTCCTGCTGGTGCTGCTTGATGCAGCGCTTTTGTGGAAGGTCGCGACGCAGGGCCCGTTCACCATGGTGATGGGCCGCTGGCTGCCGCCTTTCGGTATTGCCTTTACCGCCGATCTGACCGGCGCGCTGCTGTCGCTCGCCGCTGCCATCGTTGCGCTTGCCGGCGCCATCCATGCCGCCGGCGATATCGACGCCAGCGCCAGGCGTTACGGCTTTTATCCGTTCCTGATGCTCTTGATGGCGGGTGTTAGCGGCGCCTTCCTGACGGGTGATCTGTTCAACCTCTATGTCTGGTTCGAGGTGCTGCTGATCTCGTCCTTTGGCCTCATCGTGCTCGGCTCGACGCGCCAACAGATCGACGGGGCGCTGAAATACGCCATATTGAACCTCATCGGCACAACGCTGTTCCTGATCACGGTCGGTTATCTCTATGCCATTTTTGGCACGCTCAACATGGCCGATATCGCCCTGAAGGCGAACGGGCTGCGCGGAACCGCGCCGCTAATGACGCTTGCCAGCCTGTTTGCACTGGCTTTCGCCATGAAGGCCGCCGCCTTTCCGGTGAATTTCTGGCTGCCCGCTTCCTATCACACGCCGCGCATCGTCGTATCCGCCCTGTTCGGCGGGTTGCTCACCAAGGTCGGCATCTATTCGCTGCTGCGCGTCATGGTCATGCTGTTTCCTGTCGAGCGCGAGGAGCTCAGCATCGTCATCGCCATCTCGGCGGCACTGACCATGGTGCTGGGCGCGATGGGCGCACTCGCCCAAAACGACATCCGCCGCATGCTGGGTTATATCGTCATATCGGGCATCGGTTACATGATGGCGGGCATCGCCATCGGTACACCGTCGGGCGTGTCAGGCGCGATCTTTTACGCGCTGCATTCCATGGTGCTGATGACGGCGCTTTATCTTGCCGCCGGCCACGCCGCCCGCCTCGGCGGCGGCTTCAGCCTGACGGCGCTTGGTGGCCTTTACGGGCAGGCCCCATGGTTTTCGGCGCTGGCGCTGGCGCTGTTTTTTGCCGGCTCCGGCCTGCCGCCGTTTTCCGGCTTCTGGCCGAAGGCGGTGCTGGTCAAATCGGCGATCGATATCGGGGCGTGGTGGCTCGCCGCCGCCATTCTCGTCTCCGGCTTCATCGCCACCATCGCTTTCGGGCGGATATTCCTTCTGTGTTTCTGGCGCCCGGCGGCGTCGGCAGGCCAGCCGTCATCACCGGCACCGTCCTCTCCGGCGCTGCCCTCCGTCGTGCCGCTGGTCGGGCTGACCTTGCTTGTGGTGTTTTTCGGCCTGTTCCCGGAAAGCCTGCTCAGTCTCAGCCAGCAGGCAGCCGTGGGGCTCGGTGATCCCCAGGCCTATATCCAGTCGGTCTTTTCGCAGGGAGGCAAACCATGA
- a CDS encoding Na+/H+ antiporter subunit E yields MSLYIVLSMFLAIWLAITGSVTPANIVFGVIVSALALGLIRHQIPRGNNHWLRLTRILSLVLLFFKELALSAWKVAVLVTRPKLDVQPGIFAYPLTVTTDFQITLLANLITLTPGTLSVDVSGDRKTLYVHAIDCSNIEAARNDIRNGFEKKIMEAFQQ; encoded by the coding sequence ATGAGCCTCTATATCGTTCTGTCGATGTTCCTTGCCATCTGGCTTGCCATAACCGGCAGCGTCACGCCGGCGAACATTGTCTTCGGCGTCATCGTCTCGGCACTGGCGCTCGGGCTTATCCGTCATCAGATACCCAGGGGCAATAATCACTGGCTGCGGCTGACGCGGATACTGTCGCTCGTGCTGCTGTTCTTCAAGGAACTGGCGCTGTCTGCCTGGAAGGTGGCGGTACTGGTGACGCGGCCGAAGCTCGACGTGCAGCCCGGCATCTTCGCCTATCCGCTGACGGTGACGACGGACTTCCAGATCACGCTGCTCGCCAATCTCATCACACTCACACCCGGCACGCTGTCGGTCGATGTATCCGGGGACAGGAAAACGCTCTACGTCCACGCAATCGATTGCAGCAATATCGAAGCCGCAAGGAACGACATCCGCAACGGCTTTGAAAAAAAGATCATGGAGGCGTTTCAGCAATGA
- a CDS encoding cation:proton antiporter: protein MTPEQIVSFATILASVVLSAAFLLTVYRVVIGPTLPDRIVALDMLVGIAIGFIAVIAIRTGFTLYVDIAIALGLVGFLATVAFARFVLARGADGGRNSKAVLDGERARESEKKSHNQMVGGKRKGGK from the coding sequence ATGACGCCGGAACAAATAGTTTCATTTGCAACTATACTTGCCTCGGTTGTACTCTCGGCAGCCTTTTTGCTGACAGTATATCGTGTCGTCATCGGGCCGACCCTGCCGGACCGGATCGTCGCGCTCGACATGCTGGTCGGCATCGCCATTGGTTTCATCGCGGTCATCGCCATCCGCACCGGCTTCACCCTTTATGTCGATATCGCGATTGCGCTGGGGCTCGTCGGTTTTCTGGCAACGGTGGCCTTTGCCCGTTTCGTTCTGGCGCGCGGCGCAGATGGCGGGCGAAATTCGAAAGCGGTGCTGGATGGCGAAAGAGCGCGAGAATCTGAAAAAAAATCGCATAATCAAATGGTTGGCGGAAAAAGAAAGGGCGGAAAATGA
- the mnhG gene encoding monovalent cation/H(+) antiporter subunit G — protein MTGWLVAILVAALTVSGAAFSLIAAIGLNRLPDVYTRMHAASKAGTVGSGLLLLAVGIHSMDMSTLARALAGFFFFILTAPVSAHLLAMAAHKAGYPLHDKSVVDDLKKI, from the coding sequence ATGACCGGCTGGCTGGTGGCTATCCTCGTTGCGGCGCTGACGGTCTCGGGAGCCGCCTTTTCACTGATCGCCGCAATCGGACTCAATCGCCTGCCTGACGTCTATACCCGCATGCATGCGGCCTCCAAGGCGGGAACAGTGGGGTCCGGGCTGTTGCTTCTGGCGGTCGGCATTCATTCCATGGATATGTCGACGCTGGCACGGGCACTTGCCGGTTTCTTCTTCTTCATTCTGACAGCACCTGTCTCCGCGCATCTTCTGGCTATGGCCGCGCATAAGGCAGGTTATCCGCTTCACGACAAATCGGTAGTTGATGACCTCAAGAAAATTTGA
- the ros gene encoding MucR family transcriptional regulator Ros, with protein MTETAYGNAQDLLVELTADIVAAYVSNHVVPVTDLPGLISDVHTALSGTSAPASVAVNVEKQKPAVSVRKSVQDDHIVCLECGGSFKSLKRHLTTHHSMTPEEYREKWDLPVDYPMVAPAYAEARSRLAKEMGLGQRRKASR; from the coding sequence ATGACGGAAACTGCATACGGTAACGCCCAGGATCTGCTGGTCGAACTGACGGCGGATATTGTGGCTGCCTATGTTAGCAACCACGTCGTTCCGGTAACAGACCTTCCCGGCCTTATTTCGGATGTTCACACGGCACTCAGCGGCACCTCGGCACCGGCATCGGTGGCGGTCAATGTTGAAAAGCAGAAGCCTGCCGTCTCGGTGCGCAAGTCGGTTCAGGACGATCATATCGTCTGTTTGGAATGCGGCGGCTCGTTCAAGTCGCTGAAGCGCCATCTCACGACACATCACAGCATGACGCCGGAAGAATATCGCGAAAAATGGGACCTGCCGGTCGACTATCCGATGGTTGCGCCCGCTTATGCCGAAGCCCGCTCGCGGCTCGCCAAGGAAATGGGTCTCGGCCAGCGCCGCAAGGCCAGCCGCTAA
- a CDS encoding helix-turn-helix domain-containing protein yields the protein MPSDILPLSVAARPCVPVADRHFRRFPPAAGRDEIARICRLIRQLTTEMVQLTGERLGARRDRRRSECHVRQIAMYVCHVQLGIPMSDIGPCFGRDRTTVGHACQVVEDRRDEPAFDEFIAALERLAGSIFNLMKGVRDE from the coding sequence ATGCCGTCGGATATATTGCCCCTGTCTGTTGCCGCGCGGCCATGTGTGCCGGTCGCCGATCGTCATTTTCGTCGTTTTCCGCCTGCCGCCGGGCGGGATGAGATTGCCCGCATCTGCCGGCTGATCCGGCAGCTGACCACTGAAATGGTGCAGTTGACCGGTGAGCGGCTGGGCGCACGCCGTGACAGGCGGCGTAGCGAATGCCATGTGCGCCAGATCGCCATGTATGTGTGCCATGTGCAGCTTGGCATTCCCATGTCGGATATCGGCCCCTGTTTCGGCAGGGACAGAACGACGGTCGGCCATGCCTGCCAGGTTGTCGAGGACCGCCGTGACGAGCCTGCCTTTGATGAATTCATCGCTGCACTGGAACGATTGGCCGGCAGCATTTTTAACCTGATGAAAGGGGTGCGGGATGAGTGA
- a CDS encoding DUF6456 domain-containing protein has product MSEAKATPVDPVLLRLLRCIAAGPAEIREEGGDILLHRMRQGRSALRLPAALMQLALSSGLVERREDTLSAAPPLASYLKRAMAKDRDEVFQAQHRDLQNIVVDVDGDKQPARQNLNTSPLMAFSRLKERDGTAFFPAEALQAGERLSADFHRGHLSPKVTATWEPRIANRTKGEAGGALDLTEAAMAARVRFARAADAMGPELCGVAIDVCCFEKGLEAVERERQWPARSAKLLLRAALLSLARHYAPPPGRARRTSHHWGEADYRPPMAAMTVTR; this is encoded by the coding sequence ATGAGTGAGGCAAAAGCCACTCCGGTCGATCCGGTCCTGCTGCGGCTTCTGCGTTGCATCGCAGCCGGCCCGGCTGAAATCCGCGAAGAAGGCGGCGATATCCTCCTGCACCGAATGCGGCAGGGGCGTTCGGCACTGCGGTTGCCGGCGGCCTTGATGCAGCTTGCGCTCTCTTCCGGGCTGGTCGAGAGGCGGGAAGACACGCTGTCTGCCGCACCGCCACTCGCCTCTTATCTCAAGCGCGCGATGGCGAAGGATCGGGACGAGGTTTTTCAGGCGCAGCATCGGGATTTGCAGAACATTGTCGTTGATGTCGATGGCGATAAACAACCGGCCCGGCAAAACCTCAACACATCACCACTCATGGCCTTTTCCCGTCTGAAGGAACGGGATGGCACGGCTTTTTTCCCGGCGGAAGCCTTGCAGGCGGGTGAACGACTCTCGGCTGATTTCCATCGCGGCCATCTCAGCCCAAAGGTGACGGCAACATGGGAGCCGCGAATAGCGAACCGAACCAAAGGGGAAGCGGGCGGCGCGCTTGATCTCACCGAGGCAGCGATGGCTGCACGGGTCCGGTTTGCCCGCGCAGCCGATGCCATGGGGCCGGAGCTTTGCGGCGTCGCCATCGATGTCTGCTGTTTTGAAAAGGGGCTGGAGGCGGTGGAGCGGGAGCGGCAATGGCCGGCGCGCTCCGCAAAACTCCTGCTGAGGGCCGCACTTCTGTCACTTGCGAGACACTACGCACCGCCGCCCGGCCGCGCCAGACGCACAAGCCACCATTGGGGCGAGGCGGATTATCGCCCGCCGATGGCGGCAATGACGGTGACACGGTAA
- a CDS encoding SufE family protein: MASLETILDDFAFLDDWEDRYRYVIELGKALPDLPEDKRSAENKVQGCASQVWLVSHSDGAEDPLMTFEGDSDAHIVRGLVAIVLAVYSGKKASEIAGLDAIEVFDKIGLVEHLSSQRANGLRSMVKRIREEARLLAA, from the coding sequence ATGGCCTCTCTCGAAACGATCCTTGATGACTTCGCCTTCCTCGACGACTGGGAGGATCGCTATCGTTACGTCATCGAACTCGGCAAGGCGCTGCCCGATCTGCCGGAGGACAAGCGCAGCGCTGAAAACAAGGTGCAGGGTTGCGCCAGCCAGGTCTGGCTGGTCAGCCATAGCGATGGTGCGGAAGACCCTCTCATGACCTTCGAAGGCGATTCCGACGCGCATATCGTGCGCGGTCTCGTTGCCATCGTCCTTGCCGTCTATTCCGGTAAAAAGGCCTCCGAAATCGCCGGTCTCGATGCCATCGAGGTGTTCGACAAGATCGGGCTGGTGGAGCATCTTTCCTCACAGCGTGCCAATGGCCTGCGCTCCATGGTCAAGCGCATTCGTGAAGAAGCAAGGCTCCTCGCCGCCTGA
- a CDS encoding DUF5330 domain-containing protein: MWFLIKGTFWFSLVLVALSYFGSYNDPTKEPSAFDLPSAVSAAGEAYRYVSAICIEKPDVCVKGAETFHALGERAKEGAKVAYELLDAQLAAGDKTAPAAEVAAETEKLAEAPAISVEFPGNTDMLKTGTVIPLPQKRPAP; encoded by the coding sequence ATGTGGTTTCTGATCAAAGGAACATTCTGGTTTTCGCTGGTGCTGGTGGCGCTGTCCTATTTCGGTAGCTACAACGACCCCACCAAGGAACCTTCGGCATTCGATCTTCCCAGCGCCGTTTCGGCCGCCGGCGAGGCCTATCGTTATGTCAGCGCCATCTGCATTGAAAAGCCCGACGTCTGCGTCAAGGGCGCCGAAACCTTCCATGCGCTCGGTGAGCGGGCAAAGGAAGGCGCCAAGGTTGCCTATGAACTGCTCGACGCGCAGCTTGCCGCCGGTGACAAGACCGCGCCCGCCGCTGAAGTGGCTGCCGAGACTGAAAAACTGGCCGAAGCGCCTGCCATCAGCGTCGAATTCCCTGGGAATACCGACATGCTGAAGACCGGCACCGTCATTCCCCTGCCGCAGAAGCGCCCTGCCCCCTGA